One bacterium genomic window, CCGGTAAAAATCCGCTTTCAGCCTTCAACCGTTAAAAAACAGTGCCCAGGTCCCATCCACCAGCAAATGGGTCAGCGCCGCTGCGGTGACTTTGCGGGTCTTTTGAAACACCCAACCATAAGCCACGCCTGCCAGCGCCGCAAGGAGGACATACACCCAGGGAAAATGCCAAACACCCAAGCTGCCCAGGTTCCAATCCAGGAACGGTGCGTCGTGATTGTTGGCGTGCGCCAGGCCGAAGAGCAGCGACGCTGCGGCCAGCGCCTTGTTGGAGCCATTGGCCCGATGCGCCCATTGTTGTTCCAAAGCATTTTGAATCACGCCGCGGAAAAGAATCTCCTCGGGCAGCGCGATAAAAAAAGCGATGGTCAGCAGCGTGCCGACCACGACGCCCAGGCCGGGGAGTGAATGGGACAAGCGGATAAAACCGGTGGGCAGGCCGAGAATCAGCGCTGCAATAAAAAACACCAGGCAGCTTTGAATGGAGAGTTGAATCTCTTTGGATTTCAGGCGATAGGTAAGGCCGGCCGGAGGCAGCTCACGCACGACGAAAAAGAAATAGATCAACAGCACCAATCCTACCAGCTGGTACACTCCGATCAGCCCGTGCTGCGGCGGCAAAGAGGCGGCGGACAAACAGCCGAATTCTATGGGCAGCCACAGGCAGAGGACGGTCAATGCGTCATAGAGATTAAAGGAAGGACTTTTCCTTTTTGCTGCAGTGATCAGCAGCATCGGCAGAAAACAATAAACGGCGGCGGTAAAAAAAAGCTGGAGGGTGAAAAGCCCTGCGGCTGACAGGTACAACTGCGAAAGCAGAAACAGCACGGCCGGCAACAGCCGGAGAGGATGCGGCTTTTTCTCCATATAGCCGCGCACCACTTTAAGCAGTGTGGGGTTGATCGAGAGAATGTAGGGGAAAGTAAAAATCAGCACTCCCAGAAAACCGAGAGCCGCCATGGGCACAGACAGCGGCAACTTGATAAGCTTTATACTGATCACGGCCATCAACAAGATCAACAGAATAAAGCCGAGCAAGAGGTCGCGCCGCAACGGTTCCCGCTGATGCTCCCGAACTTTCATAGATCCTCCTCATACATAAAGTGACGGTCGCTGGTCCACGCTGTTTGGCCGATGGACGTATTCAGCCCCTGGAGAAAACCTCTGCCTTATGCAAAACCAAAGGGCGGGAAGATGTAATTGCCGGCGTAGACCGGCACGGATGGTTGTGCTGTAGGTGGAATAGGCGTCACCCGCTCACGGCAGGGCGACTCGAAAACCGACGGAAAAAACCCGATCATCAGGGAGGCCGGCATTGCGTTCCACGCTGCGGCAAAAATCCTGATTGTCCATAAAAGAACCACCCCGCAAAACCCGATACTGGCCCAGAGAGGGTCCCCGGGGATTGCTCGAATCCTTTTCCTCATAATACACCGGATCATACCAGTCAGAGCACCACTCTGATACATTTCCGGCCATGTCGACCAGACCAAAGGCATTGGATTTAAAGGTGCCCACTGGACTGGTAAAAGGATATGGATCGGCCGAAGCGTTTGTGTAAAAATTAGCGTCCCTGATGGTCAACGAATCGCCGCTGGGATAAAGGGAGTTCTGTTGGCCGTTGCGCGCCGCATATTCCCATTCCGCTTCGGTGGGAAGTCGGGTGCCGGTGTAGCGGCAGAATGCGACGGCGTCGTTCCAGCTCACCATGACGGCAGGATGATCGTCGCCTTGAATGAAACCGGGCCTGCTCCAGTTCGCCCCTCGGACAATGCCGCCCTGATCGCCTGTCCACGCCATGCCCCAGCCGGTGGTGTCCGCATCGGTCTGATAGCCGGTGGCCTCGATAAACTGGCGAAACTGCGCCACAGTGATTTCGCTCCGGCTGAGGTAGAACGTTTTCACCTTGACCGGATGCACCGGCCGTTCGTCGCTGTCGCCGGCGCCCCACTTGTCGCCCATTTCGAACCGGCCTCCGGGAATTTTTACAAAATCAATGGGTATGTTTTTGGAGGTCTTGATTTTTGCACACTGCATCAACACCAACGCTCCCAAAACGGCAACCGCCTGCATGGTCTTCATCGCAAATCCTCAATTTCGTTTCACGAAACTATAATAGCAGAAAATGGTCAAAAAAGCAATGAAAATTGCGAATGCGTGGACTAAACATGCTGTCACAAGATCACGACACCAGGCAGGCTGGGTGTCAAGCTGACGTTGCACCCTGCACCCCAACGGCGTTGCATTAAGAGCCCTGGATCAAACAGTTACAACCAGTTAGCGCGTAAACGGTTTTGGTACGGTCTTTGTAAATTATTCCATGGCTTTATTCTATGATCAAACCCTGAAAAATTTTTCCAGCGACCGCCTTGATGCTGTATCACCGAGCAAAACTGAACTATAGCGCCGATCCATGGACCCATGATGAACCAACGCAATAAAATACTGCTATCCCTTTTATGCTTTACCGTCGGCCGGTTGTCGGCGGCCAGCACGGAACAGGTACAGAGATTGACGCTGATGGCATCGCAGTTGCTCTCGGAGCAACAGGCGCAAAAAAGCCGTGCGCTGCAGTGGGCTGCCGCTCATGGCATCGTCCCCCGGCTGAACCGCAAGAACGGGCAGACCATTGAACTGGTGCGCATGCACAACGACCGGCTGTATTTTATCGCCACGCACAATCTGAATGCGGCGATCACGACGGCCACCCACGCCCTGTGGCCAGGCGGATTCTCAGAATTGAATCTGGATGGCGGCGGATTGTCCTGGGGCCGTCTGGCCATGTGGGATGCAGGCCGGGTTTTACTGGAGCATGAAGAATTCAGCCGCGCCGGCGCCTCCCGCGTTGCCGCAATGGACCGGAACGACATCGTAGAGACCCATTCCACTCATATCGCAGGAACGCTCATCGCCCGCGGTAAGGACAGCCAGGCCAAAGGTATGGCGCCGGCCGCCACGTTGCAGTGCTATGACTGGTGGGATGATTACGCAGAGATGGCACAAGCGGCGGCCGAGGGCCTGTTGTTGTCCAACCACTCCTATGGCTTTCTCGCCGGTTGGGTGAATGACTGGTGGTGCGATATCAACAAAGACGATAAAGCACAACCTGAAGAGGTTAAATGGTGCTGGTTCGGAGATCCGGAAAAAAGCCTGCAGGAAGATTACCTGTTCGGCTTTTATTCCATCGACGCGATGATGGTCGATGAGATCGCCTGCGCAGCACCCTATTATCTGATCGTTAAAAGTGCAGGCAACGAACGGAGCGCAGCAGCCAACCAGGGCCCGGAAAACGGTGAAAGTTTTTGGCAGTATGTATATCACGAAGAGGGAGGCGCGGCGTTTCGTCAGCGGATCAAAGAAAAAACAGAACGGCCGCCGGATTGCAACGGCGATCTCTCCTATGACGGGCTGGAGGGCATGAGCGTTGCCAAAAACAGTTTGACTGTCGGCGCTGTGTATGATCTGGCCGGCGAACCAACGCAGGACCGCACAGCGCTCATCACTCCGTTCAGCTCCTGGGGACCTACCGACGATGGACGCATCAAGCCGGACTTGGTCGCGAACGGCCATCAGCTCTACTCCTGCAGCGATCAGGGCATCAACCAATACACCATACTCTCCGGCACCTCCATGGCCGCGCCCAATGTAACCGGCACGTTGGCCCTGTTACAGGAACTTTATGCGAAAAACCACAACAGCTATATGCGTTCCGCGACTTTGAAAGCGCTGGCCATTCACACGGCCGACGAATGCGGCCCAGCGCCCGGTCCGGACTATAGCTATGGCTGGGGTTTGTTGAACGGCCTTGCGGCCAGCCGAATCATTCTTCTGGATGCCGAACAGCCCATGGTCATACAGGAGAACGAGTTGGACAACGGCGCTGAGAACACAATCTGGGTCAGTGCCAAAGGCTCTGAACCGCTCAAAATCACCCTGGCATGGACTGATCCGGCAGCGGTCCCTCCTGATCCTGTGGTCGATCCGGCGGATCCGATGCTGATCAACGACCTGGATGTCCGAATCCATCGTCTCGACACCGGCCAGGTGTTCAAGCCCTGGGTTCTCGATCCTCAGCAGCCCTGGCTGGCTGCGCAGAGCGGGGACAACCGGCTCGACAATGTCGAACAGGTGGTCGTTGCTGACCCGGGCGCAAACCCATACACCGTGACAATCCGCCACAAGGGAACGCTGCACGCCGGCCTGGCGCAACCGTACTCATTGATCATTTCTGGAGCGAACAACATTGCTGTGGCGGTGGAAATCATCCAGATGAGCGTCCGCTGGACCGGCAGCGCGGTATTCCTCAGCTGGACGACAGCCAGTGAGAGCGATAACCTCGGATTCCATATCTATCGCAGTGACAGCGCAAACGGCTTCTATGAGTTGGTCTCTGACCATCTGCTTCCGGGCGCAGGCAATTCCTCGTCGCAAAAATACTATTCCTATCTGGACGCAGAGGCGCAAGCCGGCCGCACCTATTATTATAAAATAGCGGACGTGAACTATCAGGGTACCGAGCGGCTGCACAGCGCCCTGGCGATCAACACCGCAGTGCCGGATGATTTCTCATTGCAGCAGAATTATCCGAACCCCTTTGTCCACGACACCCAGATCTCCTTTACCGTAAAGGATGAAGCGGCTGTACAGCTGACCATCAGAAACTTGAACGGCGAAACCGTGCGCACTCTGCTGCAGGGCCGGATCAACAAAGGGCTGCACCAGGTGCTCTGGGATGGCAAAGATGAGCTGGGCAGGCCGCTTCCCAGCGGCATCTACTGGTATACCTTACAGGCGCAGAATCGGCGATTGACTAAAAAACTGCACCTGATCCGATAAAAAAGCCCTGGCAAAAGATGGTTCGCCGGGGCTGTGATGTTAACAGATCTATATTGCGACTGACAGGCCGCCGCGGCAAGCTGAGCTGCCGCTTTGCCTGTGAGCGTGCGGAATCGTAGAGGATATTACAGGTTGAGT contains:
- a CDS encoding CPBP family intramembrane metalloprotease, with translation MKVREHQREPLRRDLLLGFILLILLMAVISIKLIKLPLSVPMAALGFLGVLIFTFPYILSINPTLLKVVRGYMEKKPHPLRLLPAVLFLLSQLYLSAAGLFTLQLFFTAAVYCFLPMLLITAAKRKSPSFNLYDALTVLCLWLPIEFGCLSAASLPPQHGLIGVYQLVGLVLLIYFFFVVRELPPAGLTYRLKSKEIQLSIQSCLVFFIAALILGLPTGFIRLSHSLPGLGVVVGTLLTIAFFIALPEEILFRGVIQNALEQQWAHRANGSNKALAAASLLFGLAHANNHDAPFLDWNLGSLGVWHFPWVYVLLAALAGVAYGWVFQKTRKVTAAALTHLLVDGTWALFFNG
- a CDS encoding formylglycine-generating enzyme family protein; amino-acid sequence: MKTMQAVAVLGALVLMQCAKIKTSKNIPIDFVKIPGGRFEMGDKWGAGDSDERPVHPVKVKTFYLSRSEITVAQFRQFIEATGYQTDADTTGWGMAWTGDQGGIVRGANWSRPGFIQGDDHPAVMVSWNDAVAFCRYTGTRLPTEAEWEYAARNGQQNSLYPSGDSLTIRDANFYTNASADPYPFTSPVGTFKSNAFGLVDMAGNVSEWCSDWYDPVYYEEKDSSNPRGPSLGQYRVLRGGSFMDNQDFCRSVERNAGLPDDRVFSVGFRVALP
- a CDS encoding S8 family serine peptidase; translated protein: MNQRNKILLSLLCFTVGRLSAASTEQVQRLTLMASQLLSEQQAQKSRALQWAAAHGIVPRLNRKNGQTIELVRMHNDRLYFIATHNLNAAITTATHALWPGGFSELNLDGGGLSWGRLAMWDAGRVLLEHEEFSRAGASRVAAMDRNDIVETHSTHIAGTLIARGKDSQAKGMAPAATLQCYDWWDDYAEMAQAAAEGLLLSNHSYGFLAGWVNDWWCDINKDDKAQPEEVKWCWFGDPEKSLQEDYLFGFYSIDAMMVDEIACAAPYYLIVKSAGNERSAAANQGPENGESFWQYVYHEEGGAAFRQRIKEKTERPPDCNGDLSYDGLEGMSVAKNSLTVGAVYDLAGEPTQDRTALITPFSSWGPTDDGRIKPDLVANGHQLYSCSDQGINQYTILSGTSMAAPNVTGTLALLQELYAKNHNSYMRSATLKALAIHTADECGPAPGPDYSYGWGLLNGLAASRIILLDAEQPMVIQENELDNGAENTIWVSAKGSEPLKITLAWTDPAAVPPDPVVDPADPMLINDLDVRIHRLDTGQVFKPWVLDPQQPWLAAQSGDNRLDNVEQVVVADPGANPYTVTIRHKGTLHAGLAQPYSLIISGANNIAVAVEIIQMSVRWTGSAVFLSWTTASESDNLGFHIYRSDSANGFYELVSDHLLPGAGNSSSQKYYSYLDAEAQAGRTYYYKIADVNYQGTERLHSALAINTAVPDDFSLQQNYPNPFVHDTQISFTVKDEAAVQLTIRNLNGETVRTLLQGRINKGLHQVLWDGKDELGRPLPSGIYWYTLQAQNRRLTKKLHLIR